A region from the Thermoplasmatales archaeon genome encodes:
- a CDS encoding Transposase, producing the protein MNSEELFRRLLGLEEPWIIKEIKFDHQEKRVDIFIDFPKGSRFPCPVCGIPYGVHDTEERTWRHLNVFQYPTYVHAREPRIKCDQHGKKTADLPWARKGSGFSLHFEAMVVEMGKEMPVSSVARIVGINEDSVWRILKHYVDEARKDQDLSGISVLGIDEFSVEKHHVYVTLFYDIKNSRVIHIEEGKDSDVFMKFMQKNPFLDVRNIEHITMDMCPPYISGAKRYFPDSSIVFDHFHVIKMMNDALDRIRRKESRENEILKHTRYDWLKNFSDLLQKERDRLMSVKSLDLQTSHAYHFKIALQRLWQVNAGIAESYLRKWISWASRSRMPDIIKLGKTINRHLAGIMEAIRSGINSAVVEGLNNKIRTAFKRSYGFKAHEYRDTIIYLVAGGLKLPPQC; encoded by the coding sequence ATGAATTCTGAGGAACTGTTCAGGAGACTTCTAGGTTTAGAGGAGCCGTGGATCATTAAGGAAATAAAGTTCGATCACCAGGAAAAGAGGGTGGATATCTTCATAGATTTTCCGAAGGGATCTAGATTCCCATGCCCTGTCTGTGGAATACCATATGGAGTACACGACACTGAGGAACGCACATGGAGGCACCTGAACGTATTCCAGTATCCCACATACGTGCATGCAAGGGAACCCAGAATAAAATGTGATCAGCATGGAAAGAAGACCGCTGATCTGCCATGGGCAAGAAAGGGATCGGGATTCTCGCTGCACTTTGAAGCAATGGTTGTGGAGATGGGCAAAGAGATGCCGGTATCTTCAGTTGCAAGGATTGTGGGAATCAATGAGGATTCTGTCTGGAGAATCCTGAAACATTATGTGGATGAGGCCAGGAAAGATCAGGATCTCTCTGGCATATCAGTGCTGGGAATAGACGAATTCTCCGTGGAGAAGCATCATGTCTATGTTACTCTCTTTTACGACATAAAGAACAGCAGGGTCATACACATCGAGGAGGGAAAGGATTCCGATGTTTTCATGAAGTTCATGCAGAAGAATCCATTCCTTGATGTCAGGAACATAGAGCACATCACAATGGACATGTGCCCGCCATACATATCCGGCGCTAAACGGTATTTTCCGGATTCATCAATTGTCTTCGATCACTTCCACGTCATAAAGATGATGAATGATGCACTTGACAGGATCAGGCGTAAGGAGTCAAGGGAGAATGAAATCCTCAAACACACAAGATATGACTGGCTGAAGAATTTCAGTGATCTCTTACAAAAGGAGAGAGATCGCCTCATGTCCGTGAAATCCCTTGATCTGCAGACATCGCATGCATATCATTTCAAGATCGCCCTGCAGAGATTATGGCAGGTCAATGCAGGCATTGCTGAATCATACCTGAGGAAATGGATATCATGGGCATCCCGATCAAGGATGCCGGATATCATCAAGCTTGGAAAGACCATAAATCGGCATCTTGCTGGCATAATGGAAGCCATACGATCCGGAATAAATTCCGCTGTTGTTGAGGGACTGAACAACAAGATCCGGACAGCATTCAAGCGTTCTTATGGGTTCAAGGCCCATGAGTACAGGGACACGATCATCTATCTGGTGGCAGGAGGTCTGAAATTACCCCCACAATGTTGA
- a CDS encoding serine/threonine protein kinase — protein sequence MVHERSLKGTLKKIEDKYQKKGYSEAWVQERVKIEELITQTYELIIADKYEVNECIAVAGSRIVLKMTDRTNKKEYALKISRPLKDSVGMLQEEYSILNSLYHPNLIQIFDKKDLICKNDEINYLATVEEFVPGGLDLEKWCKTLIGSEPTPDTVIKHINDFSVILEQLADVLWYLHKNEVYHCDIKPENILVKDNSPKLVDFGYSHRIYLKEDPVDKIGFTWDFALPKLREFIHKYASKDAVFTLNEGEISYLRIEQYALGRTLEACLLIYQDTLNYLKEKAKEPEDARAELYQDVNYIINYLKLIALRLKGVDSYEDKLAFQNIPDRFNKEMIRSLQYLEQYSCWKEMKRDLQKLRIDNLATIAPEWQSKLGSTIRIGELDVPFTTRVRKLYNHIFLSRLANVSQLGMIAYVYPSARHSRLEHSMGTYYYSIQYIKALWEQKDDPLFRCLAQIEEVQAATLGALFHDIGQYPHAHDLEDSSLSNFKHETLSQQLYKYRYEQHDEEIRSLYDLVSENWGRTVADQVDRYLESSKEAEGSNDLIVNILRNIISSSIDADKLDYLQRDAANLGLSYPSNIEVDRLVLSLRPAIIPDKSGQTGHIQLGVTSKGILAARSLMSARENMFERVYWHKTVRSFKAMLMNALIIEGPEGIDSLQAKVKEIVFSQSYFTSLKLEKIYPESFHLVYSDILFLDMMYKVLTDDSAKILIEYILKRKHYHNAFELSSSYWKPQGDIKRVEEITNKLRDLTKAGTQSVEKIRQFTDNLNNLLFNQYEITHKGIDGRLARKIGFIIDLPPERVLGKSLYLVEPDTFSSREIVPESLLTGNKEGVVSSLFPRLYMHPDISFQKFPTKNEFLNVLKEAL from the coding sequence ATGGTCCATGAACGTTCCCTAAAAGGAACATTGAAAAAAATAGAAGATAAATACCAGAAGAAAGGGTATTCAGAGGCTTGGGTTCAGGAACGGGTCAAAATTGAGGAATTAATAACCCAAACTTATGAGTTGATAATTGCAGATAAATATGAGGTTAATGAGTGTATAGCAGTTGCTGGTTCCAGAATAGTCCTAAAGATGACTGACAGAACCAATAAAAAGGAATATGCTCTAAAGATATCCCGCCCTCTTAAAGATTCAGTTGGAATGCTACAAGAGGAGTACTCTATTCTTAATTCACTCTATCACCCTAATTTGATTCAGATTTTTGATAAGAAGGACCTTATTTGTAAGAACGATGAGATAAATTATTTGGCTACTGTGGAAGAGTTTGTTCCAGGTGGCCTAGACTTAGAGAAATGGTGTAAAACACTTATTGGATCTGAACCGACCCCAGATACTGTGATTAAGCATATAAACGATTTTAGTGTAATCCTTGAGCAGTTAGCAGATGTTTTATGGTATTTACACAAGAATGAAGTATATCACTGTGACATTAAACCTGAAAATATTTTAGTAAAGGATAATAGCCCAAAATTAGTTGATTTTGGTTATTCGCATAGGATATATCTGAAAGAAGATCCAGTTGATAAAATAGGCTTCACTTGGGATTTTGCCTTACCAAAACTTAGAGAATTCATCCACAAGTACGCGTCAAAAGACGCAGTATTTACCCTGAACGAAGGAGAAATATCTTACTTAAGAATTGAGCAATACGCGCTCGGTAGAACCTTAGAGGCTTGTCTGTTGATTTATCAGGATACATTAAATTACCTTAAGGAAAAGGCAAAGGAGCCAGAAGATGCTAGGGCGGAATTATATCAAGACGTAAATTATATTATAAACTACCTAAAATTAATTGCCTTGCGTTTAAAGGGAGTGGATTCTTATGAAGATAAGCTAGCTTTTCAGAATATACCGGATAGATTCAACAAGGAAATGATTCGATCATTACAATATCTCGAGCAATACAGTTGTTGGAAAGAAATGAAAAGAGATCTTCAAAAGCTACGGATTGATAACTTGGCAACAATTGCGCCCGAGTGGCAAAGTAAACTAGGTTCGACTATAAGAATAGGAGAACTTGATGTGCCATTTACGACTAGGGTCAGAAAACTTTACAACCATATATTTCTCTCTAGGCTCGCCAACGTTTCTCAACTAGGGATGATAGCATACGTATATCCTTCGGCAAGACACTCTCGCTTAGAACATTCCATGGGCACATACTATTACTCGATTCAGTACATTAAGGCACTTTGGGAACAGAAAGATGACCCTCTTTTTAGATGTTTAGCCCAAATAGAAGAAGTTCAAGCCGCAACTTTGGGCGCACTTTTTCACGACATAGGCCAGTATCCACACGCGCACGATTTAGAAGATTCAAGTCTTTCCAATTTTAAGCATGAAACTCTGTCACAACAGTTGTATAAGTATAGATATGAGCAGCACGATGAAGAAATAAGATCCCTCTATGATCTTGTAAGTGAAAATTGGGGGCGCACAGTAGCTGATCAAGTTGACAGGTATCTCGAATCCTCCAAAGAAGCTGAAGGTTCAAACGATTTAATCGTGAATATTCTTAGGAACATAATTTCAAGTTCTATAGATGCTGATAAACTAGATTATCTCCAGAGAGACGCAGCAAATTTAGGGTTAAGTTACCCTTCGAATATTGAGGTTGATCGCCTGGTATTGAGTTTGCGGCCCGCCATAATCCCTGATAAAAGTGGTCAAACCGGCCATATACAGTTGGGTGTTACTTCTAAAGGTATCTTAGCTGCAAGAAGTTTAATGTCTGCGAGAGAGAATATGTTTGAAAGAGTATATTGGCATAAAACTGTCCGTTCTTTTAAAGCAATGCTGATGAACGCACTGATCATTGAGGGCCCAGAGGGAATTGATTCTTTGCAGGCAAAAGTTAAGGAGATAGTCTTCTCACAAAGTTACTTCACAAGTTTAAAACTGGAGAAAATCTATCCAGAGAGTTTTCATCTTGTGTACTCTGATATTTTATTTTTAGACATGATGTATAAAGTCTTGACAGATGATTCAGCTAAAATCTTAATTGAATATATACTCAAAAGAAAGCATTATCACAATGCTTTCGAACTTAGCAGTTCTTATTGGAAACCACAGGGAGACATTAAACGAGTGGAAGAAATCACCAATAAATTACGAGACCTTACTAAAGCGGGAACCCAAAGCGTTGAAAAAATTAGACAATTTACAGATAATCTTAACAATTTATTATTCAACCAGTACGAAATTACACATAAAGGTATAGACGGAAGACTAGCTCGAAAAATTGGATTTATTATAGATTTGCCGCCTGAAAGGGTCCTAGGTAAATCGCTATACCTTGTTGAACCGGATACCTTCAGTTCACGAGAGATTGTACCCGAATCCCTATTGACAGGCAACAAAGAAGGGGTGGTCTCTTCATTGTTCCCTAGACTTTACATGCATCCCGATATTAGCTTTCAGAAATTTCCCACTAAGAATGAATTTTTGAATGTCCTAAAAGAGGCACTTTAG